A genome region from Chryseobacterium sp. G0186 includes the following:
- a CDS encoding TonB-dependent receptor, whose product MRSLKCGFTIAALFFTVAAEAQELVQKVSFSVPASRPLIEVLEDFAGKTGMRLAYSKVDIKELKVKGVKCENSTINGCLKDITSGLPVVFRLHGDLISIKYEGGNVSIPGNGRISGKIVDEVGNPIAGAEVNIAGKTVVTDNNGDFSVDLPSGIYNLTIKAAKYNTLRVEKLSILNKETNAVSFALNRASDKITDIKEVVVTATRKADTQAGLLAQQKKAAQMSDGISAEQIAKTPDNDVGGTLKRVTGITTIDNKYVVVRSMGERWNTAAMDGINLPSTEAYNQNFSFDIIPTAMVESVVVSKSATPDMNANFAGGYVEVRTKDIPNENFTTVSMGTSYNEQAAFKEFLTRKRGKYDYFGYDDGTRDFPKGLETMNWNNPMFFEQSKQFTNDNFTTYRTKGDMGSNLQLALGRTYALKNNSKWGFAGAFIIRNEQNKLDIDHTGRGNWMDTTGVPDANGKIPFYNFKNSGASYNYNSTVAGMLNFGLQLNKTRISFRNSYTHIYDNTLTRITGWNEYSSGSALPANAELAYNYFYHGVIPNNDPSQIKSLDTPLTDNANYPVYQSFLQNKLEGNHKIGNMEISWFAARTGVSSDTKDYTLHQSLYRFMGNEILNYHTINNSSSDFARGYIESKETDYNYGASFKLNLDRGNFKNDIKVGYAGASKANTNQQQKFLLRVDENREVSNPRILDMYGPLSEWFNGSHYVPGGIGWQTRPLYKNEKYEGEVDQHAAYVMFDNRWKNKFRLVWGLRAEYFKYDLISQQLDPQDSRNFSKSGIDDRPWQWMPSANFTYSPTNKMNLRLAYSKTVIRPQFNERTGLPYFDPIANGQIFNTEMVSSIVNNYDFKFEWFPGLGEIFSAGIYYKDIDRPIEREGYISSEGNLYLYNGNSKNAKLKGFEAEVRKNLGFIAPDSFLSKLFISGNFTYNATKVIAFKDREKTRNEDETYEVARPLYGQTPYAYNLGLMYDGERLGASFLYNAKGDQYMTVGYAYNGEEIQRPYAVADAQISYKFLKNRNFEVKLNVRNLFNRVKEYYNNYNSYLSAKDSGSTVGTYRESLALLPGATDKYDKDIDKILFRAYSGRIFGLSVGYTF is encoded by the coding sequence ATGAGAAGTTTGAAATGTGGTTTTACCATAGCAGCCTTATTTTTTACCGTTGCAGCAGAAGCACAGGAATTGGTTCAGAAAGTTTCATTTTCTGTTCCTGCAAGCAGACCGTTGATTGAAGTTTTGGAGGACTTTGCAGGAAAAACAGGAATGAGATTGGCCTATTCAAAAGTAGATATTAAAGAGCTCAAGGTAAAAGGCGTAAAATGTGAAAATTCTACAATCAATGGATGCCTGAAAGACATTACCAGTGGACTCCCTGTGGTATTCCGATTACATGGAGACCTTATTTCAATAAAATATGAGGGAGGAAATGTTTCTATACCGGGAAACGGACGTATCTCCGGGAAGATCGTTGATGAAGTGGGAAATCCTATTGCAGGTGCAGAAGTAAATATTGCCGGAAAAACTGTAGTAACGGATAATAACGGGGATTTTTCAGTAGATCTTCCATCAGGAATCTACAATTTAACCATAAAAGCAGCGAAGTACAATACCTTAAGAGTAGAAAAGTTATCAATCCTCAACAAGGAAACAAATGCAGTGTCTTTTGCCTTGAACAGGGCTTCTGATAAAATTACAGATATTAAGGAAGTTGTAGTGACAGCTACACGTAAGGCAGATACTCAGGCTGGGCTATTGGCTCAACAGAAAAAAGCAGCACAGATGAGTGACGGGATCTCCGCTGAACAGATTGCAAAAACACCGGATAATGATGTGGGCGGTACCTTGAAAAGAGTAACGGGAATTACAACCATCGATAATAAATACGTTGTTGTACGCTCTATGGGTGAACGTTGGAATACTGCTGCTATGGACGGGATCAACTTACCAAGTACTGAGGCTTATAATCAGAATTTTTCTTTTGATATTATCCCTACGGCAATGGTGGAAAGTGTCGTGGTAAGCAAGTCTGCAACGCCAGATATGAATGCCAATTTTGCAGGAGGTTATGTAGAAGTAAGAACTAAGGATATCCCTAATGAAAACTTTACTACGGTAAGTATGGGAACTTCTTATAATGAGCAGGCTGCTTTCAAAGAATTTCTGACCCGTAAGAGAGGAAAGTATGATTATTTCGGGTATGATGACGGAACAAGAGATTTTCCCAAGGGGCTTGAAACAATGAACTGGAACAATCCGATGTTTTTTGAACAGTCTAAACAGTTTACCAATGACAATTTTACAACCTACAGAACCAAAGGGGATATGGGGTCTAATCTGCAACTTGCCTTAGGAAGAACTTATGCGCTTAAAAACAATAGTAAATGGGGTTTTGCCGGTGCTTTTATCATCAGAAATGAACAGAATAAGCTGGATATAGATCATACAGGGCGAGGAAACTGGATGGATACTACAGGCGTTCCGGATGCCAATGGGAAAATACCTTTTTATAACTTTAAAAACTCAGGGGCATCCTATAATTATAATTCCACAGTAGCCGGAATGTTAAACTTTGGTTTACAGCTTAATAAAACCAGAATCTCTTTCCGTAACTCTTATACGCATATTTATGATAATACCCTGACAAGGATTACAGGCTGGAACGAATATTCAAGCGGAAGTGCTCTTCCTGCCAATGCAGAGTTGGCCTATAATTACTTTTATCACGGAGTTATTCCGAATAATGACCCGTCACAGATCAAATCCTTAGATACTCCTCTTACAGACAACGCCAATTACCCTGTTTACCAATCATTTTTACAAAATAAACTGGAGGGAAATCATAAAATAGGAAATATGGAGATCAGCTGGTTTGCAGCCAGAACAGGGGTTTCCTCAGATACCAAAGATTATACCCTGCATCAGTCTTTGTATCGTTTTATGGGAAATGAAATCCTAAACTATCATACCATTAATAATTCCTCAAGTGATTTTGCAAGAGGATATATTGAAAGTAAGGAAACAGACTACAATTACGGAGCTTCCTTTAAACTGAATCTTGACAGAGGGAATTTTAAAAATGATATAAAAGTAGGTTATGCCGGGGCCTCCAAGGCCAATACCAATCAGCAGCAAAAGTTTCTGTTGCGGGTAGATGAGAACAGAGAGGTTTCTAATCCTCGTATTTTAGATATGTATGGCCCTCTTTCGGAATGGTTCAATGGCTCACATTATGTACCCGGAGGAATTGGATGGCAGACCAGACCCCTGTATAAAAATGAAAAGTATGAGGGAGAAGTTGATCAACATGCTGCCTACGTGATGTTTGACAACCGTTGGAAAAATAAATTCCGACTGGTTTGGGGATTGAGAGCAGAGTATTTCAAATATGATCTTATTTCTCAGCAGCTGGACCCACAAGATTCAAGAAACTTTTCCAAATCAGGGATTGATGATCGACCATGGCAATGGATGCCCTCTGCCAATTTTACTTACAGCCCTACCAATAAAATGAATCTGAGACTTGCGTACAGTAAAACCGTGATTCGCCCTCAGTTTAATGAAAGAACGGGACTTCCTTATTTTGATCCGATAGCCAATGGGCAGATATTCAATACAGAAATGGTGTCTTCTATTGTCAATAACTACGATTTTAAATTTGAATGGTTTCCGGGATTAGGAGAAATATTTTCCGCAGGAATATATTATAAAGACATAGATCGTCCCATAGAACGTGAAGGGTACATTTCCAGTGAAGGGAATTTGTATCTGTACAATGGAAATTCAAAAAATGCAAAGTTGAAAGGATTTGAAGCAGAAGTGAGAAAAAACTTAGGATTTATTGCACCGGATTCCTTTCTGTCAAAGCTTTTCATAAGCGGAAATTTTACTTACAATGCAACTAAGGTCATTGCTTTTAAAGACAGGGAAAAAACAAGGAATGAAGATGAAACATATGAAGTAGCCAGACCACTATACGGGCAAACTCCTTATGCCTATAACTTAGGATTAATGTATGACGGAGAGAGGTTGGGAGCCAGTTTTCTGTACAATGCAAAAGGAGATCAGTATATGACGGTAGGATATGCCTACAATGGAGAAGAAATACAACGTCCATATGCTGTGGCAGATGCCCAGATTTCATACAAATTCTTAAAAAACAGAAATTTTGAAGTGAAGCTGAATGTCCGAAATCTATTCAACAGGGTAAAGGAATATTATAACAATTACAACTCCTACTTAAGTGCAAAAGATTCAGGAAGTACGGTGGGAACCTACAGAGAATCATTGGCATTATTACCCGGTGCTACTGATAAATATGATAAGGATATAG